TTTAGATCCCACGTGAAAGCTAAAGACTAAAGAGGGTAGAGCTTAAGAGCTGATACAGTAATCTCTACTTCAACTTAACTCCAGAAAGAAGCTCCAGAGTGAAAGTTCAAAGATTGGTCTGTCAAATGCACTAGCACTAACTTTTAGCTATTGGAGACACAACTTTCTTTAACAAAACCTCCATCACATGACATCCACTGTAGTTAATGGATGGGGAAGGAATACATCAAGTTTCATGATGTTTTTGTTATGGTTGTCGTAAGAATCTTTCAAAAATCTGCAGATGAGTAAACATGAAATTGAAAAGGAAACAATAAAATAGGAGTAGGAGAATAAAATGCGTTCAAGATGTTCACTCCACATGCACCATCCTCTTTTCATCCATCAAACTACATGATGAAGATAAATCTCTTGATGCCAGAAAACGTTGACATAATAGTAAAAAATTGAGATTAAAGCTTTATGAGTTTGAATAGTCGCAACTACCTCGCACTTGGCTAAAGGGAGCCAAGAGGAGGTGTACTAGagtaaataagaaaaacaaataaacaAAACATTAAGTAGTACCACCATCATAGCAACTATAATCATCAAGAGGGATACTTGCTTGATTGCCGATTCAGAAACTAGAAAAATCATTAAGCGACAAAATTGAATTCCAGTTGCTATGAGGTTGGTCACTTCTTTTACATTTTCCTTTTCTGGGCATTGAAAAACTTTTAAGATGACGTCTCTCCAAAAGATCATGTATTCCATATAAAATTCACCAACATGTTCTTGCAGATTCATACTTAATAAGACTAAAATTTCAGTACTGAAACCTTAAAAAGACGTTGCATTGCTAGCAAGCCTATCATAAAATCATCAAGATCACGTGTAAAGGATCTGTAAAGACTACTATTTTGGGTATTGAAGTTGACTAACCTTCCAAGGTGCCAACAATTTCCACGAAGGCTGGAAACCTGTACCAGATATTACCACATCAGAATCATCACCAATGGCATTGGCTAGTTTAGCTGATCCATCGGTCAAATCAGCTTTCACCTGAGAACAATCAGAACAATATTGTCGAAGATGTATTTCGGCTTTATTTAGCCTATAGCAAAATAGCTAAACTGGGAATGTTGCAGTGTCAAGTAGCACCAAGTCCTACAAATGTTGAGAATGGAATTTAGACTCTATTTCTTTTATAACTGTATGTTTGGGTCAGCTTGCGCGCTCATTGACTAATTCTACAGGTTATCTGCTACAATAATTTAGACTTAAAGTAGGCTAAAGTTAGAAGGTCAAAGTCTCTAAGATATAGCTACATTAAAAACTGATTTTTTTTACAGAAAAGGTACGAGATTTTCATTTTATCACCAAAACTAAATCATTGATTCAACAGCTTGAGTAAAATTGACAGGACAAGATATGTAAGAAGCATAAGCGATCAAGCGGGCAAGAACGAATACCTATTCATAGCTTCATTGCATCATCACTGTACGCTGAAACCATAACTACCAAAACTTAGATATGTAAGAAGCATAAGCGATCAAGCGGGTAAGAACGAATACCTATTCATAGCTTCATTGCATCATCACTGCACGCTGAAACCGTAACTACCGAAACTTACTTTCGAAAAATCCAGGTAGTATGAAACATTACAAAAAAGATCTGGATTATTTTCATGTATCAGCCAGCTGGTAGAAGTGCTACCATATCATTGCCAGAATGAAAAAGGCTGTAACCAGGATCTTTTGGTAACCTTCTAGTTTGAACCACATCTCGTGCCTTCCAAGCGCTATCCCATAAGCCAGCTGCAGAATACATACTTGCTAGAACCACATAGCTAACAGCATTCGTAGGttcaatattacacaaatgCTTGGCTGCTACCTTTCCAAGGTCCATATTGCCATGTATGCTACATGCCCCAAGAACTGAACCCCAAAGAGAGGCACTAGGCTTTATATTCATCGTGCAAATCAAATCATATGATTCATTCAAACAACCGCTGCGTGCAAAAATGTCCACTAGGCAAGAGTAATGCTCATCTCTTGGAACAATTTTATACTTTCTAACCATCTTACTGAAACATTCCCATCCTTCAGCAGTCAACCCATTATGACTACAAGCAAACAGGAGAGACAAGAATGTTATATCGTTTGGCTCAAAGCCTTCACACTCCATCTTCTTAAAATATGAAACTGCATCGACTCCTCGACCATGCATACCATATGCAGAGATCATCGACGTCCACGATATTACATTTTTCTCTGTCATGTGCTGAAAAACATTGTTGGCATCTTCAATTTCTCCTGTTTTTGCGTACATATCAACCAAAGCATTACTCATCGCCACATCAAGAGTGCTCTTATATTTGATCGCAATAGCATGTAGTTGTCTCCCCAAAGACAGTGACGCTGTATTGGCACATATGCTGATCATAGAGCATAAAATAATGCTATCAATTTCCCTATGATTCCGATGTAATTGACAAAAGAGTTCCAGGcactcatttatatttttaccttCACGTGCGTATCCAGTAATTAGCGCAGTGCATGAAATCATGTCTTTGTTCTGCATCTTCTTGTATATATAACTTGCATTAGCCAGGTTTCCACATTTCACATAGGCATCAACTAACGCTCCACTAATAATACTAAATGACCCATAACCAAGTCGAATGATACATCCATGTATCATACTGATTTTCACTAGTCCACAACACTTGCCACTTCCTACAGATGCTTTGAGGACACTTCCCAATGTGAAGCAATCGGGAAGTATACCTTGTCTGAACATCCAACGGAACAGCAGGAATGCATCAATGCTATAACCTCGAAAAGCATATCCAGAAATCATGACATTCCAAGAAACCAAATCCCTCTCTGCCATTGACTCAAATATACAAAAAGCATCCTCCATTTCTCCGCACTTGGAATTAAAATCAACCAACGCACTCTGTACATATAAATTATCCACAAACCTGCTCTTCTGAATGCACCCTTGTATTTGATTTCCTAAAGTCATACATGACACACTAGTGCACGCCCTCAAGACACTTCC
The sequence above is a segment of the Solanum dulcamara chromosome 11, daSolDulc1.2, whole genome shotgun sequence genome. Coding sequences within it:
- the LOC129874565 gene encoding pentatricopeptide repeat-containing protein At3g20730-like, yielding MMNRTYRNVVNLLNPTSRFPPLKSSIESLCNAKRLTGALRLAFDNPIEADYTIYSNIIQLCIDLKAHKQGRLVHSHLITNGFPSNVHLGTKLIILYTMSGDMVSARKMFDKLPERNVVSWTALLSGYSQNGYSKEALDVFVAMRREGVRANQFTYGSVLRACTSVSCMTLGNQIQGCIQKSRFVDNLYVQSALVDFNSKCGEMEDAFCIFESMAERDLVSWNVMISGYAFRGYSIDAFLLFRWMFRQGILPDCFTLGSVLKASVGSGKCCGLVKISMIHGCIIRLGYGSFSIISGALVDAYVKCGNLANASYIYKKMQNKDMISCTALITGYAREGKNINECLELFCQLHRNHREIDSIILCSMISICANTASLSLGRQLHAIAIKYKSTLDVAMSNALVDMYAKTGEIEDANNVFQHMTEKNVISWTSMISAYGMHGRGVDAVSYFKKMECEGFEPNDITFLSLLFACSHNGLTAEGWECFSKMVRKYKIVPRDEHYSCLVDIFARSGCLNESYDLICTMNIKPSASLWGSVLGACSIHGNMDLGKVAAKHLCNIEPTNAVSYVVLASMYSAAGLWDSAWKARDVVQTRRLPKDPGYSLFHSGNDMVALLPAG